The Verrucomicrobiota bacterium genomic sequence TCGCTCTTCATTGTGGACGCATACTGCTCATGGCACCGGCGACCCAACGAGTGGAGGAGGGTTTCATGGCGTCGAGTCGGTGAATTGCTCGAAGCGGTGCTCCCAGATTTTCATGAGCGGCTGCCAGTCATTCTGGTCACCGGCGTGCAGGGCAGCAAAGTAGGTTTTCGCCCCGCCAGCATCGGTGGGAACAAGGTCCACGGGCGGCAATTCCAAGCGGCGCAGCAGTTCGCGGAGGAAAAGCCGGGTGACCCGGCCGTTGAAATCGTTGAACGGATGAATGGAAAGCAGGCGGCCCTCGGCGAAGGCGAGCGTTTCCAACAGCAGTTCATCCATGTGACCGGAAGTGTTTTGCAAGCGGACAAGGAGGTCTTCACCGTAGTCGCGCATCAATGGGGCGACTTTGTAAGGCGGTGGCGGATGATGTTCGCCCACGCGCACCTCGGCATCACGCCAGCGTCCCGCCCAGTTGGGAACGAGGTCGCCGCAGATTTTAAAATGAAACTGAAGGATGAGTTCGCCCGCGAGCGGGTGCTTCGAGAAATCGCCGGAGGCAAGGGCACGTTCCACGGCCAGCACGCGCTCGGCAAGGAGCGGTGCGAGTTGGGAATAGCTCAGGAGACCCCGAGTGGTTTCAATGAAACGGGTAGCGCCGCCTGGTGGTGTAGTTTCTCCAGCCATGACAGGTCAACCGCCTCCCTTTCGAAGGCCATGGACAGAGCGACCTGGCGGGGAATTCTCCTCCAGTAAATCTCCTGCCGGGACTCGGGTTTGAGTCCGCGCCAGCGCTGGATGTTGTCGGTCCATTTCATGTGCAGCCAATATAGCCGAAGCGAGACCGGGAGCAAAGCGGCAAATGGAGAGGCGGTAAGTTGTCATGAATTGATGTTGTCCGGCAAAAGGACGTAAATGCCCAGCACATCCATCGGCAGGACGGGATAGACGACTTGGAACTGCTTCTGATCCATGAACTGGCTGAAGCGCTCGTGAGCTTCGACCAAGTGTTTCGAGCGGTCCTCGGCAACTTTGTCGAACTCGTCCTTGAGCGTCGGCAGTTGGGCTAATTCGTTTTGGAGGAATCCGGTGCGCGCTTCTTTGGTCAGGTTGGTGGAAGCGCGGGCAGTGTCAACCAAGCTTTTGGCTTCGTCACGTGTGAGGAAGTCCTTTTGCGATGGGCTGCCGCGGTAGCCCCACACCAGCATCTCCTCAGCGATGATCTTGTTCGTCCCCTTGCGTTCCTCGATGACATTGCGACAACGGAATAACAGCACAGTGGTCTTGGTGGAAACCTGGCTGGTGCGGATGACTGCTGAGCGAGCCGCACGCGGAGAGCGCCGCGAAACTGAATTGGCCAGGATGATCTGACAAAGTTGTTCGACGAATGGATGGTTGCGACCAAAGTAGAGATAACCCTCCGGCGTCGGCGACTCGAAGGTGATTGGTAAAATGGAGTTCTCGGGCAGGAGGGATTTGAGCGACGGCGGCAGGTTGGCGGTGTGCAACTTGTACCCCTTCTTGTCAGTGACGATTTGTGCGCCGACAACTTCCAACGCGGCGAGTACG encodes the following:
- a CDS encoding Fic family protein, which produces MAGETTPPGGATRFIETTRGLLSYSQLAPLLAERVLAVERALASGDFSKHPLAGELILQFHFKICGDLVPNWAGRWRDAEVRVGEHHPPPPYKVAPLMRDYGEDLLVRLQNTSGHMDELLLETLAFAEGRLLSIHPFNDFNGRVTRLFLRELLRRLELPPVDLVPTDAGGAKTYFAALHAGDQNDWQPLMKIWEHRFEQFTDSTP